In Hymenobacter sublimis, a single genomic region encodes these proteins:
- a CDS encoding DUF4468 domain-containing protein, with amino-acid sequence MKAFYVFLVLLLTSSGACLAQKSEKVYAYNRLPLVEGKVVYTNVMPVADISQAELFARARQWANSVVTGSSDTTRTRDAAAGTLVVHGLLQQPPIGAFKDPNSYAYTCTVQVKDGKYKYRIDQIQWTSSTMNIGGQVVHGPTTHPIEHLYTLRQNYYVEDRAKYLDEQIKQLISSLDGAMTYGRVNKTVTW; translated from the coding sequence ATGAAAGCATTCTACGTATTCCTCGTGCTGTTACTAACTAGCAGTGGCGCCTGCCTGGCGCAGAAAAGTGAGAAAGTATATGCCTATAACCGCCTGCCTCTCGTCGAGGGTAAGGTGGTGTATACTAATGTGATGCCGGTAGCTGACATCAGTCAGGCGGAGCTGTTCGCCCGGGCTCGGCAGTGGGCCAACAGCGTAGTAACCGGCAGTTCTGACACTACCCGCACGCGTGATGCCGCGGCCGGTACGCTGGTAGTACACGGCCTGTTGCAACAACCACCCATTGGGGCATTCAAGGACCCCAACAGCTACGCCTATACCTGCACTGTGCAGGTAAAAGATGGGAAGTACAAATATCGAATTGACCAGATTCAGTGGACGTCCAGCACGATGAATATCGGCGGACAGGTAGTGCACGGTCCAACTACTCATCCCATTGAGCACCTGTACACTTTGCGGCAGAATTACTACGTGGAGGACCGGGCGAAATACCTCGACGAGCAGATTAAGCAGCTGATTAGCTCGCTGGACGGGGCCATGACCTACGGACGGGTAAACAAAACGGTTACCTGGTAA
- the bshA gene encoding N-acetyl-alpha-D-glucosaminyl L-malate synthase BshA, whose product MNIGIVCYPTFGGSGVVATELGKALALKGHRVHFITYSQPVRLDFFNENLFYHEVYIPPYPLFQFPPYELALASKMVDIVQNEKLDVLHVHYAIPHASAAYMAKQILITKGIRVPVITTLHGTDITLVGKDASYEPVVTFSINQSDGVTAVSADLRRETYEYFAIEKDIEVIPNFINLDRFQKQNKGHFKAAIAPDGEKLLVHTSNFRSVKRVEDVVHIFDGVRKQIPAKLLLVGDGPDRPRIEKICRDLGLLSNDVRFLGKLEAVEEVLSVADLFLMPSEKESFGLAALEAMSCEVPVISTNAGGIPELNEHGITGMVSNIGDVEDMVKNALYVLSDENLPRFKAAARAHAETFAVEKIVPLYEACYQRAIDATLVATV is encoded by the coding sequence ATGAACATCGGCATTGTTTGTTACCCTACTTTCGGCGGCTCGGGCGTCGTGGCAACTGAACTAGGCAAGGCGCTGGCTCTGAAGGGCCACCGGGTCCACTTTATCACGTACAGCCAGCCAGTTCGCCTCGACTTCTTCAACGAGAACCTGTTCTACCACGAAGTTTACATTCCGCCCTACCCCCTGTTCCAGTTTCCACCGTATGAGCTAGCCCTGGCTAGCAAGATGGTGGACATTGTGCAGAATGAGAAGCTGGATGTGCTGCACGTGCATTACGCCATTCCGCATGCCTCGGCGGCCTACATGGCCAAGCAGATTCTCATCACGAAGGGTATTCGGGTGCCGGTTATTACTACCCTGCACGGCACCGATATAACCTTGGTGGGCAAGGATGCCAGCTACGAGCCAGTGGTAACGTTTAGCATCAACCAGTCGGATGGTGTGACAGCCGTTTCGGCCGATCTGCGGCGGGAAACCTACGAGTACTTCGCCATCGAGAAGGACATCGAGGTTATTCCGAACTTCATTAACCTGGACCGTTTTCAGAAGCAGAACAAAGGCCACTTCAAGGCCGCTATTGCCCCGGATGGCGAAAAGCTGCTCGTACATACCAGTAACTTCCGCTCCGTAAAACGGGTGGAAGACGTGGTGCACATCTTCGATGGCGTGCGCAAGCAGATTCCGGCCAAGCTCCTGCTGGTAGGCGACGGGCCGGACCGTCCCCGCATCGAGAAAATCTGCCGCGACCTGGGCCTACTTAGCAACGACGTGCGTTTCCTGGGCAAGCTGGAAGCCGTGGAGGAAGTCCTGAGCGTGGCCGATCTGTTCCTGATGCCGTCCGAGAAGGAAAGTTTTGGCCTGGCCGCCCTGGAAGCTATGTCGTGTGAGGTACCGGTTATCAGCACCAACGCCGGCGGTATTCCTGAGCTGAACGAACACGGCATCACGGGTATGGTCAGCAACATCGGCGACGTGGAGGACATGGTCAAAAATGCCCTCTACGTGCTCAGCGACGAAAACCTACCCCGCTTCAAAGCCGCCGCCCGCGCCCACGCCGAAACCTTCGCCGTAGAAAAGATTGTGCCTCTCTACGAAGCCTGCTACCAGCGCGCCATTGATGCTACCTTGGTAGCCACGGTGTAG
- the mutL gene encoding DNA mismatch repair endonuclease MutL, translating into MADIIQLLPEYLANQIAAGEVVQRPASAVKELLENAVDAGATQVQLIVKEAGKQLVQVVDNGSGMSPTDARMSLERHATSKIRTTDDLFRIRTLGFRGEALASIAAVAQVEIRTKQRDQDTGSLLLVEGSQVSSQQPVACPDGTSISVKNLFFNVPARRNFLKSNAVEMRHILDEFQHVALANPQISFSLFQNDLEVFNLPAGKLSQRIVSLLGNGYKEQLAQVEEVTPFISVKGFIGKPESAKKSRGDQFFFVNNRFIRSAYLNHAVLAAYEGLLPKDTHPFYVLFLELDPKAIDINVHPTKTEIKFEDEKTVYAIVRAAVKQSLGLHNMAPSLDFDGDVNFAPIQPLRLSGQERNPFADDFKPDALASAAARAAGSPATSKEKTPRSDAYERQLPPRPTEQAKRELEDFYKSLSQISVPDVEHEATAAGVPVPSAAAVGPRPAAPELPTEATAAPAPELPAAAAFATPPALVEPIAAPVTATPELPLRESSTGPGNKVLQLHQQYLLVPVKSGMMLIDQVAARERILFEQYAQNLERDTSASQTLLFPRTITFTPQDFAILREVEEPLRALGFRFTDFGKHTIAVEGIPADVPARDEKELLEGLIEQFRTHAGPMKLDRREQMARVLARRVAATAAGARLSELEMTTLVDKLFACQVPNYTPDGRRTIVLLELGQVQELFRR; encoded by the coding sequence ATGGCCGATATTATTCAGCTGCTACCCGAGTATTTAGCCAACCAGATTGCCGCCGGCGAGGTAGTACAGCGGCCCGCTTCGGCGGTGAAAGAACTGCTCGAAAACGCCGTGGATGCTGGCGCTACCCAGGTGCAGCTCATCGTGAAGGAAGCGGGCAAGCAGCTGGTGCAGGTAGTCGATAACGGCTCGGGCATGAGCCCGACGGACGCGCGCATGAGCCTGGAGCGCCATGCCACCAGTAAAATTCGCACTACCGACGACCTGTTCCGCATCCGCACCCTGGGTTTCCGGGGCGAGGCCCTGGCTTCTATTGCCGCCGTGGCCCAGGTAGAAATCCGGACCAAGCAGCGCGACCAGGATACCGGTTCCTTGCTGCTGGTGGAAGGCTCGCAGGTGAGCAGCCAGCAGCCCGTAGCCTGCCCCGACGGCACCAGCATCAGCGTTAAGAATCTGTTTTTTAACGTGCCAGCCCGTCGCAACTTCCTCAAGAGCAATGCGGTGGAAATGCGCCACATTCTCGACGAGTTTCAGCACGTAGCCCTGGCCAATCCGCAGATCAGCTTCTCACTGTTTCAGAACGACCTGGAAGTGTTCAACCTACCGGCCGGCAAGCTCAGTCAGCGCATTGTGAGTTTGCTGGGCAATGGTTACAAGGAACAGCTGGCGCAGGTAGAGGAAGTAACGCCGTTTATCAGCGTGAAGGGCTTTATCGGCAAACCGGAGTCAGCCAAAAAAAGCCGGGGCGACCAGTTTTTCTTCGTTAATAACCGCTTCATCCGCTCGGCCTACCTGAATCACGCCGTACTGGCAGCCTATGAGGGCCTGTTGCCCAAGGACACGCATCCGTTCTACGTGCTGTTCCTGGAGCTCGACCCCAAGGCCATTGACATTAACGTGCACCCCACCAAAACGGAAATCAAGTTCGAGGACGAGAAGACCGTGTACGCCATTGTGCGAGCCGCTGTAAAGCAAAGCCTAGGCTTGCATAACATGGCTCCTTCCCTGGATTTTGATGGCGACGTGAATTTTGCCCCTATTCAGCCCCTGCGCCTTTCGGGCCAGGAGCGCAACCCCTTCGCCGACGATTTCAAGCCCGATGCCCTGGCTTCGGCGGCGGCTCGGGCGGCGGGCAGCCCGGCTACCTCCAAGGAAAAAACGCCCCGCTCCGATGCCTACGAGCGGCAGCTACCGCCCCGGCCTACCGAGCAAGCCAAGCGGGAGCTAGAAGATTTCTACAAGAGCTTAAGCCAAATTAGTGTGCCCGACGTGGAGCACGAGGCCACGGCGGCGGGAGTGCCCGTACCCTCCGCCGCGGCCGTAGGGCCTCGCCCGGCGGCGCCCGAATTGCCGACGGAAGCCACGGCCGCGCCAGCTCCGGAACTACCGGCTGCCGCTGCCTTTGCTACTCCGCCCGCGCTGGTAGAACCTATAGCGGCCCCGGTTACGGCAACCCCCGAGTTGCCCCTGCGTGAGTCGTCCACGGGGCCGGGCAACAAGGTCCTGCAGCTGCACCAGCAGTACTTGTTGGTGCCCGTGAAGTCAGGCATGATGCTGATTGACCAGGTAGCGGCGCGGGAGCGAATTCTGTTTGAGCAGTACGCCCAGAACCTGGAGCGCGACACCAGCGCCTCCCAGACCCTGCTGTTTCCGCGCACCATCACCTTCACGCCCCAGGACTTCGCCATTCTGCGGGAGGTAGAAGAACCCCTGCGGGCCTTGGGCTTCCGCTTCACCGATTTCGGCAAGCATACCATTGCCGTGGAGGGTATTCCGGCCGATGTGCCCGCCCGCGACGAGAAAGAGCTGCTGGAGGGCCTCATTGAGCAGTTCCGTACCCACGCCGGCCCCATGAAGCTGGACCGCCGCGAGCAGATGGCCCGGGTACTGGCCCGGCGCGTGGCGGCCACGGCGGCCGGCGCCCGCCTCTCGGAGCTGGAAATGACTACCCTGGTTGACAAGCTCTTCGCCTGTCAGGTGCCCAACTACACCCCCGATGGCCGCCGCACCATTGTACTGCTAGAGCTGGGCCAGGTGCAGGAGCTGTTCCGCCGGTAG
- a CDS encoding rhomboid family intramembrane serine protease yields the protein MSIANDIRTAFSKRDNALNQLLLLNVLVFIGFILLRTVLFILTKDRNGHLPVLEWLAVPSVPGTLLTRPWTLLTYSFIHFEFLHILFNLLNLYWFGSLVREYLGDRRLVSLYVLGACAGAILYVLAFNLIPAFRDSPAILYGASASVTAVILAAATLLPDYTFSIILIGPVRIKYIAAVVVLLSIAGINGGNPGGEIAHLGGALLGFLFIKQLQAGRDLGRPVQAVGDWVTRLATGRPNLRVTRGGAATAAPAAAAPKKGGLAKPEQDEIDLILDKISRSGYESLSKDEKQKLFRASQR from the coding sequence ATGAGTATTGCCAACGACATCCGCACGGCCTTTAGTAAGCGGGACAATGCCCTGAACCAGCTGCTGCTGCTGAACGTGCTGGTGTTCATTGGCTTTATTCTACTGCGGACGGTGCTGTTCATCCTTACCAAGGACCGCAACGGGCACTTGCCGGTGCTTGAATGGCTGGCCGTACCCTCAGTGCCCGGCACCTTGCTCACCCGCCCCTGGACGCTGCTCACCTACAGCTTCATCCACTTTGAGTTTCTGCATATCCTCTTTAACCTCCTGAACCTGTACTGGTTCGGGTCGCTGGTGCGCGAATACCTCGGCGACCGGCGCTTGGTGAGCTTATATGTGCTGGGAGCTTGTGCCGGGGCCATCTTGTATGTGCTGGCGTTTAATTTGATTCCCGCCTTCCGCGATTCGCCGGCTATTCTGTACGGGGCCTCCGCCAGTGTAACGGCCGTTATTCTGGCCGCCGCTACCCTCCTACCCGACTATACATTCAGCATTATTCTGATTGGACCGGTCCGCATTAAGTACATAGCGGCCGTGGTGGTGCTGCTAAGTATTGCCGGCATCAATGGGGGTAACCCGGGCGGCGAAATTGCTCACTTAGGCGGGGCTCTACTAGGCTTTCTATTCATTAAGCAGCTCCAAGCGGGCCGCGACCTGGGCCGACCCGTGCAAGCCGTCGGTGATTGGGTGACGCGGTTAGCTACCGGCCGGCCCAATCTGCGCGTGACGCGGGGCGGGGCCGCAACGGCCGCTCCCGCCGCGGCTGCACCCAAAAAAGGCGGACTGGCGAAACCAGAGCAAGACGAAATCGACCTCATCCTGGACAAAATTTCGCGCTCCGGCTATGAGAGTTTGTCGAAAGACGAGAAACAGAAACTGTTTCGAGCCAGCCAACGGTAG
- the mdh gene encoding malate dehydrogenase, with amino-acid sequence MKVTVVGAGNVGATCADVLATREIANEIVLVDIKEGFAEGKALDIWQKAPIIGYDSRTVGVTGDYARTADSDVVVITSGLPRKPGMSRDDLISTNAGIVKTVTEQVVKYSPNAIIIVVSNPLDVMTYQAHLTSGLPREKVFGMAGILDTARYRAFLAEALNVSPKDIQAVLMGGHGDTMVPLPRYTTVGGIPVTELIGKAELDAIVQRTAVGGGELVKLMGTSAWYAPGAAAAQMVEAIVRDQRRVFPVCIELQGEYGINGVYLGAPVILGRNGIEKVIELQLNDEEKALLETSRGHVKEVMEALDNMSKASA; translated from the coding sequence ATGAAAGTTACCGTAGTTGGAGCCGGCAACGTAGGGGCAACCTGCGCCGATGTACTGGCCACCCGCGAAATTGCCAACGAAATTGTGCTGGTTGACATCAAGGAGGGCTTCGCCGAAGGCAAAGCCCTCGACATCTGGCAGAAAGCCCCCATTATCGGCTACGATTCCCGCACCGTAGGCGTCACCGGTGACTACGCCCGCACCGCCGATTCGGATGTGGTAGTAATTACCTCCGGCCTGCCCCGCAAGCCCGGCATGAGCCGCGACGACCTGATTTCGACCAATGCCGGCATCGTGAAAACGGTAACCGAGCAGGTAGTAAAATACTCGCCCAACGCCATCATCATCGTCGTTTCGAACCCACTGGACGTGATGACCTACCAGGCCCACCTCACCTCGGGTCTGCCCCGTGAGAAGGTGTTCGGCATGGCTGGCATCCTGGATACGGCCCGTTACCGCGCCTTCCTGGCCGAGGCCCTCAACGTAAGCCCCAAAGACATTCAGGCGGTGCTCATGGGTGGCCACGGCGACACCATGGTTCCCCTGCCCCGCTACACCACGGTAGGTGGCATTCCGGTTACAGAACTGATTGGCAAAGCTGAACTGGACGCCATTGTGCAGCGCACGGCCGTAGGTGGCGGTGAGCTGGTGAAACTGATGGGAACATCAGCTTGGTATGCTCCCGGCGCCGCGGCTGCTCAAATGGTAGAAGCCATTGTGCGCGACCAGCGCCGCGTATTCCCCGTGTGCATTGAACTGCAGGGCGAGTATGGCATCAATGGTGTGTACCTGGGCGCTCCGGTTATCCTCGGCCGCAACGGCATCGAGAAAGTTATCGAGCTGCAGCTGAACGACGAGGAAAAGGCTCTGCTGGAAACCTCCCGCGGCCACGTGAAGGAAGTAATGGAAGCCCTCGACAACATGAGCAAGGCTTCGGCTTAA
- a CDS encoding glycoside hydrolase family 3 N-terminal domain-containing protein yields the protein MLKDFRIGIFLLVLAITGLLISSATPREEGARPMSVAEQNWVDSVFNSLTPDQRLGQLFMVAAYSNKDRKHTQYTEFLIKNYNIGGLMFLQGGPRRQANLTNRYQAAAKVPLLVAMDAEWGLDMRLDSSMHFAKGMTLGAMDDDQYVYQMGREIALKMKTLGVHVSFSPVIDVNSNPDNPVIGNRSFGENKEQVAKRGVSYIRGLQDHGVLAVVKHFPGHGDTDVDSHVALPVINSDLARLMNVDLYPFQKAIDQGVMGVMVGHLYMPLFDTVRTLSATISKNLVTGLLKEKMNYRGLVFTDALNMKSVSSLYKPGELDALALAAGNDVLLFPEDVPMAVQKIKETIEAGKIDQADIDLRVRKMLRAKYWAGLNRYQPIDVPNLMTNLNRPLSRMVQQQIYEHATTVVKNEDDLLPFHRLDTLRIASVTIGSDAATYKEIMGKYQNGPVYAVPNRYAVDSTFARIAGSLTPYNVVVVSLHNMNNTPTHNYGIGEGALKFLKELQANKRIKTVVVAFGNAYALKFLEGSRNLVCGYEDNYASQLVVPQVLFGALPAKGRLPVTVSENLKAGMGLPTPDFRRLRYGTPEEAGLDSRILSQIDNVALEAVAYAAAPGCQVLVAKDGMVVFDKSYGYCTYDKSQPVNSSTLYDLASVTKVAGTLQAIMYLKDQGKLNLDEKVAGYLPELKSTNKRDMTVREVLMHQAGLKPGIPTWERTITKSGPKPTFYASIESPQFSQEVTPQLYSISTSEDSVWAWVQRSSLLPKVKGKYPVEYSDLSFIILKRVAEKVLQQPIEQFLQKNFYQPLGLGTMTYNPLAKFPKSCIAPTENDTYFRRTLLQGTVHDQTAAMIGGVGGHAGLFSNANDLAILMQMNLQNGRYGGQRYFQTPIVTEFAHSTEAGNRRGLGWDKGDPSKPEGPTSNLSPASTFGHTGFTGTCVWMDPENKILYIFLSNRVYPDAGNNKLRQYNIRTRIHDVIYKSLQKT from the coding sequence ATGCTCAAAGACTTTCGGATTGGAATATTCCTGCTAGTACTGGCCATTACGGGTCTGCTTATTTCCTCAGCGACCCCGCGCGAGGAAGGCGCGCGGCCCATGTCCGTGGCCGAGCAAAATTGGGTCGACAGCGTATTCAATTCGCTTACTCCGGATCAGCGCCTCGGGCAGCTATTTATGGTGGCGGCCTACTCCAACAAGGACCGCAAGCACACGCAGTACACGGAGTTCCTGATCAAGAACTATAACATTGGGGGGCTGATGTTCCTGCAGGGCGGCCCGCGGCGGCAGGCCAACCTCACCAACCGGTACCAAGCCGCCGCCAAAGTGCCGCTGCTGGTGGCCATGGACGCCGAGTGGGGCCTGGATATGCGTCTGGATTCCTCCATGCACTTTGCCAAAGGTATGACCCTGGGCGCCATGGACGACGACCAGTACGTGTACCAGATGGGCCGCGAAATTGCCCTGAAGATGAAGACGTTGGGCGTGCACGTGAGCTTTTCGCCCGTCATCGACGTTAACTCCAACCCCGATAACCCGGTGATTGGCAACCGCTCCTTCGGCGAAAACAAGGAGCAGGTAGCCAAGCGCGGCGTGAGCTACATCCGGGGCCTGCAGGACCACGGGGTGCTGGCTGTGGTGAAGCATTTTCCCGGCCACGGCGACACCGACGTGGACTCGCACGTGGCCCTGCCCGTTATCAACTCCGACCTGGCCCGGCTGATGAACGTGGATCTGTACCCGTTCCAGAAGGCCATTGACCAGGGCGTGATGGGCGTGATGGTGGGGCACTTGTACATGCCGCTGTTCGATACAGTGCGTACCCTGTCGGCTACCATTTCCAAGAACCTGGTAACGGGGCTGCTCAAGGAGAAGATGAACTACCGGGGCCTCGTGTTCACGGATGCCTTGAACATGAAGAGCGTGTCGAGCCTGTATAAGCCCGGCGAGCTGGATGCCTTGGCGTTGGCCGCCGGCAACGACGTGCTCTTGTTTCCGGAGGACGTGCCCATGGCCGTGCAGAAAATCAAGGAAACGATTGAGGCCGGTAAAATTGACCAGGCCGACATTGACCTGCGGGTGCGCAAAATGCTCCGGGCCAAATACTGGGCGGGCCTGAACCGCTACCAGCCCATCGACGTGCCCAATCTGATGACCAACCTGAACCGGCCTTTAAGCCGCATGGTGCAGCAGCAGATTTACGAGCACGCCACCACGGTAGTGAAAAACGAGGACGACCTGCTCCCCTTCCACCGCTTGGACACCTTGCGCATTGCCTCGGTAACCATTGGCTCAGATGCGGCTACCTACAAGGAAATTATGGGCAAGTACCAGAACGGCCCGGTGTACGCCGTGCCCAACCGGTACGCCGTCGACTCGACCTTCGCCCGTATTGCCGGCAGCCTGACGCCCTACAACGTGGTAGTGGTCAGCCTACACAACATGAACAACACGCCCACCCACAACTACGGTATTGGGGAGGGCGCCCTGAAGTTCCTGAAGGAGCTGCAGGCCAATAAGCGCATCAAGACGGTAGTGGTAGCCTTTGGCAACGCCTACGCCCTGAAGTTTTTAGAAGGCAGCCGCAACTTAGTGTGCGGCTACGAGGACAATTACGCTTCCCAGCTGGTGGTCCCGCAGGTGCTATTTGGGGCGCTGCCAGCCAAAGGCCGCCTGCCCGTCACGGTGTCTGAGAACCTAAAAGCTGGTATGGGCCTGCCTACCCCCGACTTCCGCCGCCTGCGCTACGGCACGCCCGAGGAAGCTGGCCTCGACTCCCGCATCCTGTCCCAGATTGACAATGTGGCCCTAGAAGCGGTAGCCTACGCCGCCGCGCCCGGCTGCCAAGTGCTGGTGGCCAAAGATGGCATGGTGGTGTTCGACAAAAGCTACGGCTACTGCACCTACGACAAGTCGCAGCCCGTCAATAGCAGCACGCTCTACGATTTGGCTTCCGTAACGAAGGTAGCAGGCACCCTGCAAGCCATCATGTACCTCAAGGATCAGGGCAAACTTAACCTCGACGAAAAGGTAGCCGGTTACCTGCCCGAGCTGAAAAGCACCAACAAGAGGGACATGACGGTGCGGGAGGTACTCATGCACCAGGCTGGTCTCAAGCCGGGCATTCCTACCTGGGAACGGACCATCACCAAATCCGGGCCCAAGCCTACGTTCTACGCCAGCATTGAGTCGCCGCAGTTTTCGCAGGAAGTAACCCCGCAGCTCTACAGCATCTCTACTTCCGAGGATTCCGTGTGGGCGTGGGTACAGCGTTCCTCCCTCCTACCCAAGGTCAAGGGCAAGTACCCAGTGGAGTATTCTGACCTAAGCTTCATCATTCTGAAGCGGGTAGCGGAGAAAGTGCTCCAGCAGCCCATTGAGCAGTTCTTGCAGAAGAATTTTTACCAGCCCCTGGGCCTGGGCACCATGACCTACAATCCGCTGGCGAAATTTCCGAAGTCGTGCATCGCGCCCACGGAAAACGACACCTACTTCCGGCGCACCCTGCTGCAAGGCACCGTGCACGACCAGACGGCTGCCATGATTGGGGGCGTAGGCGGGCACGCTGGGCTGTTTTCCAACGCCAACGACCTGGCTATTCTCATGCAGATGAATCTGCAGAATGGCCGCTACGGCGGGCAGCGCTACTTCCAGACGCCTATTGTCACGGAGTTTGCCCACAGCACGGAGGCCGGCAACCGCCGTGGTTTGGGGTGGGACAAGGGCGACCCAAGCAAGCCTGAAGGCCCCACCAGCAACCTCTCGCCGGCCAGCACGTTTGGGCACACTGGCTTCACGGGTACCTGTGTGTGGATGGACCCCGAAAACAAAATCCTCTACATCTTTCTTTCTAACCGCGTGTACCCCGACGCTGGCAACAACAAGCTGCGGCAGTACAACATCCGAACCCGTATTCACGACGTGATTTACAAGTCGTTACAGAAAACATGA
- a CDS encoding rhomboid family intramembrane serine protease encodes MFQLTPAVRNLLIANVAVFFLSTLVSNRLLFLALYPIDNRLFGPWQFLTHMFMHADIGHIFSNMLGLMALGPMLEQRWGAKRFLTYWLICGLGAGMLYNGLRTYELRRMQHDTEVFRQEPTDLHLQDYVQHNVTENPQAYDPIISQLHKTPEDQQLIQGILTSMEQGYQDNLRYPMLGASGALFGIMLAFAFFFPNTELMVFPIPIPIKAKYFVLLYGLYEFYFGVHRVPGDNVAHFAHLGGMLVGLVVLLIWQRNRTRLY; translated from the coding sequence ATGTTCCAGCTTACCCCTGCGGTCCGCAACCTGCTTATCGCCAATGTGGCGGTGTTTTTTCTGAGTACCCTAGTGAGCAACCGCCTGCTTTTTCTGGCCTTGTATCCCATTGATAACCGGTTGTTCGGACCGTGGCAGTTTCTGACCCACATGTTCATGCACGCCGACATTGGCCATATCTTCTCCAACATGCTGGGGCTGATGGCCCTGGGGCCTATGCTGGAGCAGCGGTGGGGGGCCAAGCGCTTCCTGACGTACTGGCTGATTTGCGGGCTGGGGGCGGGCATGCTCTACAACGGCTTGCGCACCTACGAGCTGCGCCGGATGCAGCACGATACGGAGGTGTTTCGCCAGGAGCCCACCGACCTGCACCTGCAGGACTACGTGCAGCACAACGTGACGGAAAATCCCCAGGCCTACGACCCCATTATCAGCCAGTTGCACAAAACGCCCGAAGATCAGCAGTTAATCCAGGGGATACTGACGTCGATGGAGCAAGGCTACCAAGACAACCTACGTTACCCGATGCTGGGCGCCTCCGGGGCACTTTTCGGCATTATGCTGGCCTTTGCCTTCTTCTTTCCCAATACCGAGCTGATGGTTTTCCCTATCCCCATTCCTATCAAAGCCAAGTATTTTGTACTGCTGTACGGGCTGTACGAGTTCTACTTTGGGGTGCACCGCGTACCGGGCGACAATGTGGCGCACTTTGCCCACTTGGGCGGAATGTTGGTTGGGCTCGTGGTGTTGCTGATTTGGCAGCGCAACCGCACCCGCCTGTACTAA
- a CDS encoding Imm63 family immunity protein: MEALVRSLGELILAPPYLLPTFGYNEDFARPEVRVDAAGYHFIIVERGQELQHAITLDLRELLLWIFKGVTFSMAGQYELENRIERQDCRILLFAKQVELLKQIDPVFAHQQEARLQKLLQKRPTDFDN; the protein is encoded by the coding sequence GTGGAGGCACTTGTTCGCAGCCTGGGGGAGCTGATTCTGGCGCCTCCTTACTTGTTGCCTACCTTTGGTTACAACGAGGATTTTGCCCGCCCCGAAGTTCGAGTTGATGCGGCTGGCTATCATTTCATAATAGTGGAGCGTGGGCAAGAGCTACAGCACGCCATTACGCTTGACTTGCGGGAGCTATTGCTGTGGATATTCAAGGGAGTGACCTTCTCAATGGCGGGTCAGTACGAACTAGAGAACCGGATTGAACGGCAGGATTGCCGAATCTTGCTGTTTGCAAAACAAGTCGAGTTGCTAAAGCAGATCGACCCGGTATTTGCTCACCAACAGGAGGCGCGGCTGCAGAAGCTTCTGCAGAAGAGACCAACTGACTTTGACAACTAG
- a CDS encoding DUF7935 family protein, which produces MDSSAYFFDLLKIILPALIVAGAIYFLFQQFLEKEQQRRLIEMRLESSKTTLPLRLQALERVTMLLERITPNNLLVRVSSAGLSAADYHRLLLQEVRAEVEHNLSQQLYMQPETWAAVKQAQETVVNLISTHYQALPNHQEARGPELARHILEGLMTNQFDPTAAALLAVKREAVAMF; this is translated from the coding sequence ATGGATTCATCCGCATATTTTTTCGACCTGCTCAAAATTATTCTGCCCGCTCTGATTGTAGCTGGTGCCATTTATTTTCTCTTTCAGCAATTCCTGGAGAAAGAGCAGCAGCGCCGCCTAATTGAAATGCGTCTGGAATCCAGCAAAACTACCTTACCCCTGCGGCTGCAGGCTCTGGAGCGCGTTACCATGCTGCTGGAGCGCATTACGCCCAACAACCTGCTGGTGCGTGTGAGCAGCGCCGGCCTCTCCGCCGCCGACTATCACCGTCTGCTCCTGCAGGAAGTGCGGGCCGAGGTAGAGCACAACCTGAGCCAGCAGCTCTACATGCAGCCCGAAACCTGGGCCGCCGTGAAGCAGGCTCAGGAAACCGTCGTAAATTTGATCAGCACCCACTATCAGGCGTTGCCCAATCACCAGGAAGCGCGCGGCCCAGAGCTAGCGCGTCATATTCTGGAAGGCCTCATGACCAATCAGTTCGACCCCACCGCCGCGGCCTTGCTGGCCGTAAAGCGCGAGGCGGTGGCTATGTTTTAA
- a CDS encoding HesB/IscA family protein — MATAVSTKLAPISLTPRALEEVRNILIEKNVPAEYGLRVGVQGGGCSGMSYLLGFDKAKDQDETFDLDGVLLIMDKKHAMYVLGMEVDFQDGLNARGFVFNNPQAKSTCGCGSSFSS; from the coding sequence ATGGCAACGGCCGTCTCCACGAAACTTGCTCCCATCAGCCTCACTCCGCGTGCACTGGAAGAGGTTCGGAATATTCTGATTGAGAAAAACGTGCCCGCCGAGTACGGCCTGCGCGTCGGGGTTCAGGGCGGAGGCTGCTCCGGCATGAGCTACCTGCTCGGCTTCGACAAAGCCAAGGACCAGGACGAAACCTTCGACCTGGACGGCGTTCTGCTCATCATGGATAAAAAGCACGCCATGTATGTGCTGGGCATGGAGGTCGATTTCCAGGATGGCCTCAACGCCCGAGGCTTCGTTTTCAACAACCCTCAGGCTAAGAGCACCTGCGGCTGCGGCTCTTCCTTCTCTTCCTAA